One segment of Herbaspirillum hiltneri N3 DNA contains the following:
- a CDS encoding sensor histidine kinase: protein MRKMLDLLSLKLLRRIEIRYRLINSFLLVSMLPLVIAGIVAYRESSSASQEKVRIFAAELVKQVAQNMLQQIEKIESSSEELAMSERMQNALAGYYSKNPAERAAGHGEIIRLLLENYGSFEYVNQKYVLDRRHRIMDPQVFAQLGDGVARFAEDAPDMKGRPYWDVYSTAAGQNSVVMLRDILFKSNNRVAGTLFVGLRPLHFSRIFESVNLGYGSRMLVIDARDGHVIVSANAADGNAPESGLVVAVARNVAEGRDNFVSYRDGDNKQQLAAFAPVPHTNWMVVNITPLNALNTEVRSIRNKIIAIGVLCFILALVLSFIIARSISLPLKQLVGVMKATRTGNYLIRMDYEGRDEIAVLSQRFNEMASKVHQHNERLEELVAERTRELEQANHQLEALSATDSLTGIASEWSVQFPGYLAGAVEAARTGVQALPQEIF from the coding sequence ATGAGAAAGATGCTCGACCTGCTGTCGCTCAAGCTGCTGCGCCGGATCGAGATCCGCTATCGGCTGATCAATTCCTTCCTGCTGGTGTCAATGCTGCCGCTGGTGATCGCCGGCATCGTGGCGTATCGCGAATCGAGCAGCGCCTCGCAGGAAAAGGTGCGCATCTTCGCCGCCGAACTGGTCAAGCAAGTAGCGCAGAACATGCTCCAGCAAATCGAGAAGATCGAATCCTCGAGCGAAGAACTGGCGATGTCGGAGCGCATGCAGAATGCGCTCGCCGGCTACTACAGCAAGAACCCTGCCGAGCGCGCCGCCGGGCATGGCGAGATCATCCGCCTGCTGCTGGAAAATTACGGCTCCTTCGAATACGTCAATCAGAAATACGTGCTCGACCGCCGCCACCGCATCATGGATCCGCAGGTGTTCGCCCAGCTCGGCGACGGCGTCGCGCGCTTCGCCGAAGATGCTCCCGACATGAAGGGCCGTCCCTACTGGGACGTCTACAGCACTGCCGCCGGGCAGAACAGCGTGGTGATGCTGCGCGACATCCTGTTCAAAAGCAACAACCGCGTCGCCGGCACGCTGTTCGTCGGCTTGCGCCCGCTGCACTTCTCGCGCATCTTCGAATCGGTCAACCTCGGATACGGTTCGCGCATGCTGGTGATCGATGCCCGCGACGGCCATGTCATCGTGAGCGCCAATGCTGCCGACGGCAATGCGCCGGAGTCAGGCCTGGTCGTCGCCGTTGCCCGCAACGTGGCAGAGGGCCGCGACAATTTCGTGTCTTACCGTGACGGCGACAACAAGCAGCAGCTCGCCGCTTTCGCGCCGGTGCCGCACACCAACTGGATGGTGGTCAACATCACGCCGCTCAATGCGCTCAACACCGAAGTGCGTTCGATCCGCAACAAGATCATCGCCATCGGCGTGCTGTGCTTCATCCTGGCGCTGGTGCTGTCGTTCATCATCGCGCGCAGCATCTCGCTGCCTCTCAAGCAGTTGGTCGGCGTGATGAAAGCGACCCGCACCGGCAATTACCTGATCCGAATGGACTACGAAGGCCGGGATGAAATCGCGGTGCTGTCGCAGCGCTTCAACGAGATGGCCAGCAAGGTCCATCAGCACAACGAGCGTCTGGAAGAACTGGTGGCCGAACGCACGCGTGAACTGGAACAGGCCAACCATCAGCTGGAAGCGCTGAGCGCCACCGACAGCCTGACCGGCATCGCCAGCGAATGGTCGGTGCAGTTCCCCGGTTACCTTGCCGGCGCCGTCGAGGCGGCACGGACCGGCGTGCAAGCCTTGCCGCAAGAGATTTTCTGA
- a CDS encoding methyl-accepting chemotaxis protein produces MRKLFTLKRSFFFFFIILAVLSLLMFGALQMILRAQHEIERAGDSRYESYKLANEVRSNSEHLTQSVRSYVVTGDPRYESIYWDIVAVSSGKKARPDGRTVSMTDLMKQAGFTDQEFAKLNEAQSLSTALIKTEEIAMHAVKGEYDDGSGKFAKKDAPDLEKARKLVHDDVYEKNAASIMRPINEFQKLMDQRTGNELDKARRDGSIAYAVGLAMLALMVVVSVAVLYALYVLIKKQLDQSLAVAERLATGDLTAELKVERDDEIGRLMGAINGIGQGLAGVVGNVRTGTETINVASKEIATGNADLSNRTESQASSLEETASSMEELTSTVRQNADNARQANSLVTSASELAVKGGKVVGDVVHTMGSIKESSSKIVDIISVIDGIAFQTNILALNAAVEAARAGEQGRGFAVVASEVRSLAQRSASAAKEIKQLISDSVGKVDAGGKLVDEAGSTMNEIVTSVKHVADIMGEITAASQEQSTGIEEVNRAITQMDEITQQNAALVEQAAAAAESLQEQADLLAQAVSVFKLSGSEHGRPAQPARHAAPAATSPAARKVTPAPVAKPAKAPAAAPKLAQSKAASAPASAGALKPAAAGADDGNSWEEF; encoded by the coding sequence ATGCGTAAACTGTTCACGCTCAAGCGGAGTTTTTTCTTTTTCTTCATCATCCTGGCGGTGCTATCGCTGCTGATGTTCGGCGCATTGCAGATGATCTTGCGAGCGCAGCACGAAATCGAAAGAGCCGGCGACTCGCGTTATGAGTCCTACAAACTGGCCAATGAAGTGCGCAGCAACTCCGAACACCTGACTCAGTCCGTGCGCAGCTACGTCGTCACCGGAGATCCGCGCTACGAGAGCATCTATTGGGATATCGTCGCCGTCAGCAGCGGCAAGAAAGCACGCCCCGACGGCCGCACCGTATCGATGACCGATCTCATGAAACAAGCCGGTTTCACCGACCAGGAATTCGCCAAGCTCAACGAAGCGCAGTCGCTCTCGACTGCGCTGATCAAGACCGAAGAAATCGCCATGCACGCCGTCAAGGGCGAGTATGACGACGGCTCCGGGAAGTTCGCGAAGAAGGATGCTCCGGACCTGGAAAAGGCGCGCAAGCTGGTGCACGACGACGTCTATGAAAAGAACGCCGCCTCCATCATGCGCCCGATCAATGAATTTCAAAAGCTGATGGACCAACGCACCGGCAACGAACTCGACAAGGCGCGCCGCGACGGCAGCATCGCCTACGCCGTCGGATTGGCCATGCTGGCCCTGATGGTGGTGGTCTCGGTGGCCGTGCTGTATGCGCTGTACGTACTGATCAAGAAGCAGCTCGACCAGAGTCTCGCGGTTGCCGAACGGCTCGCCACCGGCGACCTCACCGCCGAACTCAAGGTGGAGCGCGACGACGAAATCGGCCGCCTGATGGGCGCCATCAACGGCATCGGACAGGGACTGGCGGGCGTGGTCGGCAATGTACGCACCGGCACCGAAACCATCAATGTCGCGTCGAAAGAAATCGCCACCGGCAATGCCGACCTGTCCAATCGCACCGAATCGCAGGCCTCCAGCCTGGAAGAAACCGCCAGCTCGATGGAAGAACTCACCTCGACCGTGCGCCAGAACGCCGACAACGCGCGCCAGGCCAACTCGCTGGTGACCTCGGCGTCGGAACTCGCCGTCAAGGGCGGCAAAGTGGTCGGCGACGTCGTACACACCATGGGATCGATCAAGGAGAGTTCCAGCAAGATCGTCGACATCATCAGCGTGATCGACGGCATAGCGTTCCAGACCAATATCCTGGCATTGAATGCGGCAGTGGAAGCCGCGCGCGCCGGCGAGCAGGGCCGCGGTTTTGCCGTGGTGGCCTCCGAAGTGCGCAGCCTGGCGCAGCGCTCGGCGTCCGCCGCGAAAGAGATCAAGCAACTGATCAGCGACTCGGTCGGCAAGGTCGACGCCGGCGGCAAGCTGGTCGACGAAGCCGGTTCGACCATGAACGAGATCGTGACCTCGGTCAAGCATGTGGCCGACATCATGGGCGAGATCACCGCCGCCAGTCAGGAACAAAGCACCGGCATCGAGGAAGTCAATCGCGCCATCACCCAGATGGACGAGATTACGCAGCAGAACGCCGCGCTGGTTGAACAAGCTGCGGCCGCCGCCGAAAGCCTGCAGGAGCAGGCCGACTTGCTGGCGCAGGCGGTCAGCGTCTTCAAGTTGTCCGGCAGCGAGCATGGCCGCCCCGCACAGCCGGCCAGGCATGCCGCGCCTGCAGCGACGTCTCCTGCAGCGCGCAAAGTCACGCCGGCGCCCGTGGCCAAACCTGCGAAAGCGCCGGCAGCAGCGCCGAAGCTGGCGCAAAGCAAAGCCGCATCGGCACCAGCATCGGCAGGCGCTCTCAAGCCTGCCGCCGCCGGCGCCGATGACGGCAATTCATGGGAAGAGTTCTGA
- a CDS encoding MFS transporter, whose amino-acid sequence MYLPSFSFIAKDLGVASSTIQLTLSTFLSGLALGQMFYGPISDRFGRKPPLYFGICLYVLSSIGCTFAPNIETLLVLRFFQGLGGSSGMVIPRAVVRDKMGADGAARAY is encoded by the coding sequence ATGTACCTGCCCAGTTTTTCCTTCATCGCCAAAGACCTCGGCGTGGCCAGCAGCACCATCCAGCTGACGCTGTCGACTTTCCTGAGCGGGCTGGCGCTGGGACAGATGTTCTACGGCCCGATCAGCGATCGCTTCGGCCGCAAGCCGCCTTTGTATTTCGGTATCTGCCTGTATGTGCTGTCCTCGATCGGCTGTACGTTTGCCCCCAACATTGAAACGCTGCTGGTGCTGCGTTTCTTCCAGGGCCTGGGCGGCAGTTCCGGCATGGTGATCCCGCGCGCCGTGGTGCGCGACAAGATGGGCGCCGACGGCGCGGCGCGCGCGTACTGA
- a CDS encoding ABC transporter substrate-binding protein: protein MSEGRITRIAARAMFPVTRLLPAFLLCLLGACGQDADTVSSGPTPLGQTQITALVWAPDWPDEMHRIANEFHRAHPNISVDVQFMIGNSVEENLKPKIATRNLPDLVSVNPNAYSAELAEQGILTDLGETAAWNNMLESLKPDWTSRHGKRFGISGGVAATLIYYNKAMFRRAGIAAPPTSFEEFLAACAALRKAGFTPMVWTGAFPNTLANGPFSFGFANGVAAHHPRDWKQRIADGSLDLANGDAVDIFARIKLIADKGYLQRGFMNTSYDEGIRLFADGKAAMAFQGTWSSGALMHGKDFDTGVFVPPWNARGKTVVPVVGSETGFAVCDTPRKKAALQFLEFIYGKGFAIQQNKRQNIPPLKQVSGKVVSDPLIVDYVRQVTQAPLTAPLYYSYLPTNTIELLHPLLQSVLFGKTSPRQAALTLDRSIRHEARTENK, encoded by the coding sequence ATGAGTGAGGGAAGAATAACAAGAATCGCCGCGCGGGCCATGTTCCCTGTCACCCGGTTGCTTCCTGCTTTCCTGCTGTGCTTGCTGGGGGCGTGCGGACAGGATGCCGACACGGTCTCTTCCGGACCAACCCCGCTGGGGCAAACGCAGATCACGGCACTGGTGTGGGCGCCCGACTGGCCCGACGAGATGCATCGCATCGCCAACGAATTCCATCGCGCCCATCCGAACATCAGCGTCGATGTGCAATTCATGATCGGCAATTCAGTCGAAGAAAACCTCAAGCCCAAGATCGCCACCCGCAATTTGCCCGACCTGGTCTCGGTCAATCCCAACGCCTACAGCGCCGAGCTGGCGGAACAGGGCATATTGACCGATCTCGGCGAGACTGCGGCCTGGAACAACATGCTGGAATCGCTCAAACCCGACTGGACCAGCCGGCACGGCAAGCGCTTCGGCATTTCCGGCGGCGTTGCGGCGACGCTGATCTACTACAACAAGGCAATGTTCCGACGCGCCGGCATCGCCGCACCGCCGACCAGCTTCGAAGAATTCCTGGCGGCCTGCGCCGCACTCAGGAAAGCCGGCTTCACGCCGATGGTCTGGACCGGCGCCTTTCCCAACACGCTGGCCAACGGGCCGTTCAGTTTCGGCTTCGCCAACGGCGTGGCGGCGCACCATCCGCGCGATTGGAAACAGCGTATCGCCGACGGCAGCCTCGACCTCGCCAACGGCGACGCCGTCGACATCTTCGCCCGGATCAAGCTGATCGCCGACAAGGGGTACCTGCAGCGCGGCTTCATGAACACCAGCTATGACGAAGGCATACGGCTGTTCGCCGACGGCAAGGCGGCGATGGCGTTCCAGGGGACGTGGTCGTCGGGCGCGCTGATGCACGGCAAGGATTTCGACACCGGCGTGTTCGTGCCGCCCTGGAACGCGCGCGGCAAGACAGTGGTGCCGGTGGTCGGCAGCGAGACCGGTTTCGCCGTGTGCGACACGCCGCGCAAGAAGGCGGCGTTGCAGTTCCTCGAGTTCATCTACGGCAAGGGATTTGCGATCCAGCAGAACAAGCGCCAGAACATCCCGCCGCTCAAGCAGGTCAGCGGCAAGGTGGTGAGCGACCCGCTGATCGTCGACTACGTCCGTCAGGTGACGCAGGCGCCGCTGACGGCGCCGCTTTATTACTCTTACCTGCCGACCAATACCATCGAGTTGCTGCATCCGCTGCTGCAATCGGTCCTGTTCGGCAAGACCTCGCCACGGCAGGCGGCGCTGACGCTCGACAGGTCGATCCGCCATGAAGCGCGCACGGAGAACAAGTAA
- a CDS encoding alpha/beta fold hydrolase, with amino-acid sequence MRDLVFLPGFMLNASLWDDMCGDLATLGTLHFGDLGQDSSLDAMAERVLANAPEKFVLFGFSMGGFVAQAITLKAPGRVLGLGLLNTSSRPQSAQESASTLAQIALAEKAPFKGLTSRALASSMHPDRAGDTALLQRLQAMALQNGKEVFLRQLSTLRDGSYADLHRISCPALIVASDADRLRTVEESEEMARRIPAAHIEIVRDCGHMTPMEKPQELFAIIREWMTASRL; translated from the coding sequence ATGCGCGATCTGGTTTTTCTACCGGGCTTCATGCTCAACGCGTCCTTGTGGGATGACATGTGCGGCGACCTGGCCACGCTCGGCACACTGCATTTCGGCGACCTCGGCCAGGACAGTTCCCTGGACGCGATGGCCGAACGCGTGCTGGCCAACGCGCCGGAAAAATTCGTGCTGTTCGGATTTTCGATGGGCGGCTTCGTGGCCCAGGCAATCACGCTGAAAGCACCCGGGCGGGTGCTCGGCCTGGGTTTGCTGAACACCTCTTCGCGTCCGCAAAGCGCGCAGGAATCGGCCTCGACGCTGGCGCAGATCGCGCTGGCGGAAAAGGCGCCGTTCAAAGGCCTGACCTCGCGTGCGCTGGCGTCATCGATGCATCCCGACCGCGCCGGCGACACCGCGTTGCTGCAGCGCCTGCAAGCGATGGCGCTGCAAAACGGCAAGGAAGTTTTCCTGCGCCAGCTGTCGACGCTGCGCGACGGCAGCTATGCCGACCTGCATCGCATCTCCTGTCCGGCGCTGATCGTGGCAAGCGATGCCGATCGCTTGCGCACGGTGGAGGAATCGGAAGAAATGGCGCGGCGCATTCCGGCTGCGCATATTGAGATCGTGCGCGATTGCGGCCACATGACTCCGATGGAAAAGCCGCAGGAATTGTTCGCCATCATTCGCGAGTGGATGACGGCGTCGAGGCTCTGA
- a CDS encoding HD-GYP domain-containing protein translates to MPDLADPIQTIHTLQTQALDALLALQHLIDNYTPLHEDRVAALALQIGRRLELDAPRLQALHMAARVHDIGKINIPLDILNKPGKLSEAEFDLIKTHAQTSYEVLNRIDFSLPVADIVHAHHEYIDGSGYPRGLRGDDILLESRILTVADIVESMSEDRPYRKSLGMPAALQEISRLRGIRLDPAAVDACLQLCANEH, encoded by the coding sequence ATGCCCGACCTCGCCGACCCGATACAAACAATCCATACCCTCCAGACCCAGGCCCTCGACGCGCTGCTCGCCCTGCAACACCTGATCGACAATTACACCCCGCTGCACGAAGACCGCGTCGCCGCGCTGGCGCTGCAGATCGGCCGCCGCCTGGAACTCGATGCGCCGCGCCTGCAGGCATTGCATATGGCCGCACGCGTGCACGACATCGGCAAAATCAATATCCCGCTGGATATCCTCAACAAGCCGGGCAAGCTCAGCGAGGCCGAATTCGACTTGATCAAGACCCACGCGCAGACCAGCTACGAGGTGCTCAACCGCATCGACTTCTCGCTGCCGGTCGCCGACATCGTCCATGCGCACCATGAATATATAGACGGCTCCGGCTATCCGCGCGGCCTGCGCGGCGACGATATTCTGCTGGAGTCGCGCATCCTCACCGTCGCCGATATCGTCGAGTCGATGTCCGAAGACCGCCCCTACCGCAAGAGCCTCGGCATGCCCGCCGCGCTGCAAGAAATCAGCCGCCTGCGCGGCATCAGGCTGGACCCGGCGGCAGTCGACGCCTGCCTGCAACTCTGCGCCAACGAACACTGA
- a CDS encoding alcohol dehydrogenase catalytic domain-containing protein produces MSTTYRAMSVIRPGVLEITEKNVPVPGANEVLIAVEACGICGADIGDIEGTGVQPGRVPGHEVVGRIAALGHGVSPRWKLGQRVGAGRLGGHCNECDQCRQGRFQLCRNQDFMGATRDGGYAEMMLVKDTGLVSVPDDLQAEEAAPILCAGIATFNALKKSGAQAGDTMAVLGIGGLGHMALQYARHMGFRVVAVGRGADIAEEALALGAHIYIDTDAEDAASRLIGLGGAQAIISTLSGTEALAKLLQGLAPQGRVILLGAGRDPLPVSTGHLVGGQRSILGSLTGTPYESEKTLDFSVMAGIRPRIQTLPLAQANEAYGKMKSGDVKFRMVLTMRHA; encoded by the coding sequence ATGAGCACCACCTATCGCGCCATGAGCGTCATCCGTCCCGGCGTCCTCGAAATAACCGAGAAGAACGTGCCCGTCCCCGGCGCCAACGAAGTCCTCATCGCCGTGGAAGCCTGCGGCATATGCGGTGCTGACATCGGCGACATCGAAGGAACCGGCGTGCAGCCCGGGCGGGTTCCCGGACACGAAGTAGTGGGACGCATCGCGGCCCTCGGTCACGGCGTATCGCCGCGTTGGAAACTCGGGCAGCGCGTCGGCGCGGGCAGGTTGGGCGGCCATTGCAACGAATGCGACCAATGCCGTCAGGGCCGTTTCCAGTTATGCCGCAATCAGGACTTTATGGGGGCCACGCGCGATGGCGGCTATGCCGAGATGATGCTGGTCAAGGACACCGGCCTGGTTTCCGTTCCTGACGACTTGCAGGCAGAGGAAGCCGCTCCCATTCTTTGCGCGGGCATCGCCACTTTCAATGCGCTAAAAAAATCCGGGGCGCAGGCCGGAGATACGATGGCAGTCCTGGGTATCGGCGGGCTCGGCCATATGGCGCTTCAATATGCACGGCACATGGGTTTCAGGGTTGTCGCCGTCGGTCGCGGCGCTGATATCGCCGAAGAAGCCCTGGCGCTCGGTGCGCACATCTACATCGATACCGATGCCGAAGATGCCGCATCAAGGCTCATCGGCCTGGGCGGCGCCCAAGCCATTATCAGTACACTCAGCGGCACAGAGGCTCTCGCCAAGTTGCTTCAAGGTCTTGCCCCTCAGGGACGGGTCATCCTGCTCGGCGCCGGCCGTGATCCCCTTCCTGTCTCTACCGGCCACCTGGTGGGTGGCCAGCGCAGCATTCTCGGCTCCCTCACCGGCACTCCGTACGAAAGCGAGAAAACCCTGGACTTCAGCGTGATGGCCGGCATAAGGCCGCGCATTCAAACCTTGCCCTTGGCGCAAGCTAACGAGGCGTACGGAAAAATGAAATCCGGGGACGTCAAATTTCGCATGGTCTTGACCATGCGACATGCGTGA
- a CDS encoding META domain-containing protein, with protein MKRYLAMMAALFGLAGCASQPSGNDGAALTSVRWELTSWPGHEIPRGGEGSAPVILSFQDDGARASVSGRAWCNPFTAPYVLRDGGRLTIGHAAATRMACPGKAMEFEAVFLDWLQALERYKITGRTLELFAADGDVMTLQAREKTATQK; from the coding sequence ATGAAACGATATCTTGCAATGATGGCGGCGCTGTTCGGACTGGCAGGCTGCGCTTCGCAACCGAGCGGCAATGACGGCGCCGCACTGACCAGCGTACGCTGGGAACTGACCAGCTGGCCGGGCCATGAGATTCCGCGCGGCGGCGAGGGCAGTGCGCCGGTGATCCTGAGCTTCCAGGATGACGGCGCCCGCGCCAGCGTCAGCGGGCGGGCCTGGTGCAATCCGTTTACCGCGCCGTACGTACTGCGCGACGGCGGTCGCCTGACCATCGGGCATGCCGCCGCAACCCGCATGGCCTGTCCCGGCAAGGCGATGGAGTTCGAGGCGGTCTTCCTCGACTGGTTGCAGGCGCTGGAACGCTACAAGATCACCGGCCGCACGCTCGAGCTGTTTGCCGCAGACGGCGACGTCATGACCCTGCAGGCGCGCGAAAAAACGGCAACACAAAAATAA
- a CDS encoding hydroxymethylglutaryl-CoA lyase, translated as MSLPKKVKIVEVGPRDGLQNEKETISAELKIELVNRLTSAGFVNVEAASFVSPKWVPQMATSGEVMRGIARKPGVIYSALTPNMKGFEAALEAGADEVVIFGAASEAFSQKNINCSIAESIERFREVALAAKQNNIRLRAAVSCAFGCPYQGEVPLSSVSDVVGRFRDLGCDEIDIADTIGVATPNKVAPVMQAAIREFNIDGLSGHFHDTYGQALANIYASLEVGITIYHSSVAGLGGCPYAKGATGNVASEDVLYMMQGLGIETGIDLDIVVDAGQFISQHLGRKAVSRAGNAIAAKRLG; from the coding sequence ATGAGCTTGCCCAAGAAAGTCAAAATCGTTGAAGTCGGTCCGCGCGACGGCTTGCAGAACGAGAAGGAAACCATCTCCGCCGAACTGAAGATCGAGCTGGTCAATCGCCTGACCTCGGCCGGCTTCGTCAACGTCGAAGCCGCCTCGTTCGTGTCGCCGAAATGGGTGCCGCAAATGGCGACCTCGGGCGAAGTGATGCGCGGGATCGCGCGCAAGCCGGGGGTGATCTATTCGGCGCTGACGCCCAACATGAAAGGCTTCGAGGCTGCGCTGGAAGCCGGTGCGGACGAGGTCGTGATTTTCGGTGCGGCCTCGGAGGCGTTCTCGCAAAAGAACATCAATTGCTCCATCGCCGAATCGATCGAGCGGTTCCGCGAAGTCGCGCTGGCGGCCAAGCAGAACAATATCCGCTTGCGCGCTGCAGTCAGCTGCGCCTTCGGCTGTCCGTATCAGGGCGAAGTCCCGCTGTCGTCGGTATCGGACGTGGTGGGCCGCTTCCGCGATCTCGGCTGCGATGAAATCGACATTGCCGACACCATCGGCGTTGCCACGCCAAACAAGGTGGCGCCGGTGATGCAGGCCGCCATCCGGGAGTTCAACATCGACGGCTTGTCGGGACATTTCCATGATACCTACGGCCAGGCGCTGGCGAATATCTACGCCAGCCTGGAAGTCGGCATCACGATTTACCATTCATCCGTGGCCGGACTGGGCGGCTGCCCTTACGCCAAGGGCGCGACCGGCAACGTCGCGTCGGAAGACGTGCTGTACATGATGCAGGGCCTCGGCATCGAGACCGGCATCGACCTCGACATCGTGGTCGATGCCGGCCAGTTCATTTCGCAGCACCTCGGGCGCAAGGCTGTCAGCCGCGCCGGCAATGCTATTGCGGCGAAGCGCCTGGGATAG
- a CDS encoding MFS transporter: MTTDLTLDSTPDSTADANAGTSTWRARWRRSAIPFFFFMLGLLYASWAARIPSIRDNLQLDAATLSIVLLCGGLGAVGSFPLAAWLNAHYGPRRTTWYAGLVLLLTLPALGIAPNLALLMLFSAIYGAASSCFDVAINALGAVAEKQAGRSIMSLLHAWFCVGTFSGALLGSAVAALEVTPVWHFLALGVLFLLPLRLGYKAMPNDRPEPSADKKIFAIPHGHLVALGLIGFCGAIVEGSIADWSGLYMKDHMRAGDGGAPLAYAGFAGMMLLARLVGDRLKERWGARKVVGFGALLAAVGVFIAVAALNIPMAIGGFAIAGTGVAMVFPFVFSAAGRHGAIALAGVATLSYSGGLIGPPVVGFLAHGFGLQAGLAFIGTLCIAVALAASRAKWLE; the protein is encoded by the coding sequence ATGACAACCGACCTGACCCTGGATTCGACTCCTGATTCGACCGCCGATGCGAATGCCGGCACGTCCACATGGCGTGCTCGCTGGCGGCGCAGCGCCATTCCGTTTTTCTTTTTCATGCTGGGATTGTTGTACGCCAGCTGGGCGGCGCGTATTCCGTCGATCCGCGACAACCTGCAGCTCGATGCGGCCACGCTGAGCATCGTGCTGCTGTGCGGCGGTCTCGGCGCGGTCGGCTCGTTTCCGCTGGCGGCCTGGCTCAACGCGCACTACGGTCCGCGCCGTACCACGTGGTATGCAGGGCTGGTGCTGCTGCTGACCTTGCCGGCGCTGGGCATTGCGCCCAACCTGGCGCTGCTGATGCTGTTCAGCGCGATCTACGGCGCCGCCTCGAGCTGCTTCGACGTCGCCATCAATGCGCTCGGCGCCGTGGCGGAGAAACAGGCCGGGCGTTCCATCATGTCGCTGCTGCATGCATGGTTCTGCGTCGGCACTTTCAGCGGCGCCTTGCTGGGCAGCGCCGTGGCCGCACTTGAGGTGACGCCGGTCTGGCATTTCCTCGCGCTGGGAGTATTGTTCCTGCTGCCGCTGCGGCTGGGTTACAAGGCCATGCCCAACGACCGGCCGGAGCCGAGCGCGGACAAGAAGATCTTTGCGATCCCGCACGGCCATCTGGTGGCGCTCGGCCTGATCGGATTCTGCGGCGCGATCGTCGAGGGATCGATTGCAGACTGGAGCGGTCTGTACATGAAGGACCACATGCGCGCCGGCGACGGCGGTGCGCCGCTGGCGTATGCCGGGTTCGCCGGCATGATGCTGCTGGCGCGGCTGGTGGGCGACCGCCTCAAGGAGCGCTGGGGCGCGCGCAAGGTGGTCGGTTTCGGTGCGCTGCTGGCGGCGGTGGGCGTGTTCATCGCGGTGGCGGCGCTCAATATTCCGATGGCCATCGGCGGTTTCGCGATTGCCGGCACCGGCGTGGCGATGGTGTTCCCGTTCGTGTTCAGCGCGGCCGGACGGCATGGCGCCATTGCGCTGGCCGGCGTCGCCACGCTCAGTTACAGCGGCGGCCTGATCGGACCGCCGGTGGTCGGTTTCCTGGCGCACGGCTTCGGCCTGCAAGCGGGCCTGGCGTTCATCGGCACGCTGTGCATCGCGGTGGCGCTGGCGGCCAGCCGGGCCAAATGGCTGGAATGA
- a CDS encoding NAD(P)H-dependent flavin oxidoreductase: protein MPTSALPAVLQNLRLPVIASPMFIASSPALVAAQCKAGIVGSFPALNARPAEQLDVWLTQLQTELAAHQAAHPDAVIGPIAVNQIVHQSNDRLAHDVEVCVKHRVPIIISSLRAPPKEMLDAIHSYGGIVLHDVISIRHAQKALEAGVDGLILVAAGAGGHAGALSPFALVGEVRKFFKGPLILSGAIATGDAIVSAQAMGADIAYIGSRWLATREANVSDEYRQAIVDSTAADVVYTNLFTGVHGNYLKKSIVNAGLDPENLPEADKTKMNFGSGGDTKAKAWRDIWGAGQAVGLMDDVPTVAEMVDRLEAEYVAARRRLAL, encoded by the coding sequence ATGCCCACTTCCGCCCTCCCAGCCGTGCTGCAGAACCTGCGCCTGCCCGTCATTGCTTCACCGATGTTCATCGCCAGCAGTCCGGCGCTGGTGGCGGCGCAGTGCAAGGCGGGCATCGTCGGCTCCTTCCCCGCCCTGAATGCGCGTCCCGCCGAGCAGCTCGATGTCTGGCTGACCCAATTGCAGACGGAATTGGCGGCCCACCAGGCGGCGCATCCCGACGCCGTCATCGGCCCGATCGCGGTCAACCAGATCGTGCACCAGTCCAACGACCGCCTTGCCCACGATGTGGAAGTCTGCGTGAAACATCGCGTGCCGATCATCATTTCCAGCCTGCGCGCGCCGCCGAAGGAAATGCTCGACGCCATCCACAGCTACGGCGGCATCGTGTTGCATGACGTCATCTCGATCCGCCACGCGCAGAAGGCGCTGGAAGCCGGCGTCGACGGCCTGATCCTGGTGGCCGCCGGCGCCGGCGGCCATGCCGGCGCGCTGTCGCCGTTCGCACTGGTGGGCGAGGTGCGCAAGTTCTTCAAGGGGCCGCTGATCCTGTCGGGCGCCATCGCCACCGGCGACGCCATCGTGTCGGCGCAGGCCATGGGCGCCGACATCGCCTACATCGGTTCGCGCTGGCTGGCGACCCGGGAAGCCAACGTCAGCGACGAATATCGCCAGGCGATCGTCGACTCGACCGCGGCCGACGTGGTCTACACCAACCTGTTCACCGGCGTGCACGGCAACTACCTGAAGAAGTCCATCGTCAACGCCGGCCTCGATCCGGAAAACCTGCCCGAAGCGGACAAAACCAAGATGAACTTCGGCTCGGGCGGCGACACCAAGGCCAAGGCCTGGCGCGACATCTGGGGCGCCGGCCAGGCGGTCGGCCTGATGGACGATGTGCCGACCGTGGCTGAAATGGTGGATCGCCTGGAAGCCGAATACGTGGCTGCGCGCCGACGCCTGGCGCTGTAA